In Antricoccus suffuscus, the sequence CGGCGATCGGACTCGGCGAGATTGAGCGATTCCCATTTGTGCAGGCTCCGGACAGCAGAAACATTGCCGATGGGATCGCGCTTCTGCACGAACTCGCTGCGATCAAACCCGACACCAAGCGACGAGTCTCGCTTACGGAGGTCGGCCGCAAGCTGGCGGCGCTGCCCATCGACCCGCGTCTCGCCCGGATGATCGTCGAAGCGCAGAAGCGATCGTGTTTGCGCGAGGTACTCGTGATCGCCGCCGCTATGTCAATCCAAGACCCACGTGAGCGGCCCGTCGAAGCCGAAGAATCGGCTAAGGCAAAACACGCCCGGTTCAGGGACAAGAAGTCAGATTTCATGTCGTACCTCAACCTATGGCGTTACTTACGCGAACAGCAAAAGGAGCTGTCCTCTAACCAGTTTCGCCGTCTATGCAAGTCCGAATACATTAACTATCTACGCGTACGAGAGTGGCAGGACCTTGTATCGCAGCTTAAACAAGTCTGCGCCACAGTTGGAATTCACCTACCTTCGACCGACGGTGACGAGGAACAAGTCCATCGAGCGCTACTGTCCGGGTTGCTGTCGCACGTGGGCATGCAGGACGCGGCCAACAAGCGAGAGTACGTCGGCGCACGTAACGCCCGGTTCGCCATTTTCCCTGGCTCGTCGGTGTTTAAGTCCTCGCCTAGTTGGATCATGGCCGGGGAGCTAGTCGATACGAGCCGGCTGTGGGCTCGGGATGTCGCGCGAATCGAACCGGAGTGGGCCGAGGAACTGGCCGGGCATCTAGTCAAGCGCGCTTACAGCGAACCTCATTGGGAACGTAAGCGCGCATCCGTTGTGGCATACGAAAAAGTCACGCTCTACGGCGTGCCTATTGTCGCGCGACGCAAGGTCAACTACGGACGCATCGACCCCGAGCTCAGTCGCGAGCTGTTCATTCGGCAAGCACTCGTCGAGGGCGACTGGGACACCCGGCATTCGTTCTTCCACCACAACGCGGCAAAGATCAACGAAGTCGCAGACCTGGAAGACAAGTCCCGTAGGCGCGACATCCTCGTCGATGACGAAACACTCTTCGACTTTTACGACTCGAAGATCCCGGCGGATGTCATTTCGGGCAGGCACTTCGATGCCTGGTGGAAGAAGGTACGCACCGACAGTCCGCAGTTACTCGAGGCGACCACGGACGACTTGATCCGCAGCGGCGCCGACGCGCCGTCTGCCACCGACTTCCCCGACGTGTGGACAGACGGCCGCCGACCGCTTGAGCTGAGCTATACATTCGATCCCGCCGCGATCGCCCGCACCGCAAGTGATGATCCGGACGGCATCTCCATCGACATTCCGGTGGTTGCGCTGCATGAGGCGTACGCCTCGGAGTTCGAGTGGCTGGTACCGGGCCGTCGCGAGGAGCTCATCATCGCCATGATTCGGACGCTACCCAAACCGGTGCGCCGCCTCGTCGTACCGGCGCCGGACCGCGCTCGTCAGGTGCTGCCGCGACTGTCACCCGGCAATGAGCCGCTGCAACCTGCCCTCGCGCGCGAGTTGCGTGCGCTGACGGGCGCGGCCATCGACGAGTCCGACTTCAACCCGACGAAGCTGCCCGACCACCTCCGGATGACGTTTCGAATTGTCGACGAAAGCGGCCGCACCCTCGCGCAGGGTAAAGACCTGGACAAGCTCAAAGACCAGCTAGCGCCGAAGCAGCGACAAGAAATCGCCTCGCAGTCACAAGACATCGAACGTACTGGAATCACTGCGTGGGACTTTGGCGATCTCCCTGCAACGTACGACATTCGTAGCGGCGGCGTCACGACAACGGGTTTCCCGACGTTGGTCACGGAGGGCACGACGTTGGCCCTGCGAGTGGTTACATCGGCAGCGCAGCAGCGCGAGGATCTGCGGACTTCGGTCAGGTGGCTCCTGCTGCGCGAGCTGCCGTCAATCGCGAGCCGGGTCCTGCGCACGCTCAACAGCACCGAGCGAATTGCCCTGACCCAGACATCTCACCCGAGCGCATCTGCGCTGTACGACGACTGCGCGGCGGCCGCGATCGACCTGATAGTGGCGAAGTCCGGCCCGTTGCCGATGACCCGGCAGGGGTACGAGAAACTGCGTGAGGTCGCTCAAGGTGCGATCGTAGCGACCATGAGCAGGACGATGCGTGAGCTGGCGACCACGCTGACGGCCCGCGCCGAGGCACTTCTGCTCCTCGATGAGATCAGGCACGAGTCGTTCGCTGATGTGCGCGCCGATATCGCCAGTCAGCTCGACTTCTTGTTTGGCCCGTCGTTCGTCACTCGCCACGGCGTCGGCCGGCTACGGGATCTGGGGCGATACGCCAAGGCTGTCGCGGTGCGATTGGACCGGATAAAAGCACACCGCGACACCGATCGTCGCGGCATGCTCGTTATACACGACGTGCTTCAGGAGTACGCCGAGCTCGTGGCTGAATTCCCGTCGGATGAACCACTGCCTCCCGCTCTGACCGATATCCGGTGGATGATTGAGGAGTTACGGGTGGGTACCTTCGCGCAGTCGGTCCCGACTGCCTACACCGTCTCGGTGAAGCGCATTCACAAGGCGATGGACGACCTGTAGCGGAAAGCCGGGGACATGGTCGTAACACCGAAGGACAGCAAGACGAGTGACGCGTCCGGCGAGACCCCACGCTGGGGATTCTGGTTCTTTGGCATCACGTTTGTGTTCTTCATGCTCGCCTCCAGCGCACCTTCCCCGCTGTACGTTGTCTACCAGCAGAAGTTCGGGTTTTCGGCTGCGGTGCTCACGCTTGTGTTCGCGGTGTACGTCGTGGCGCTGCTCATCGCGCTGCTCACGGTCGGATCGCTGTCTGACTTCGTCGGCAGGCGGCCAATGCTGCTCGCGTCGTTCGTGGCCGAGGCGCTGGCGCTGGCGACGTTCGCATTCGCCCAGAACCTCACGTGGTTGCTGGTCGCGCGCGCAGTGCAAGGTGCCGCGACGGGCGCCGCGACTGGGGTCATCGGTGCGGGCGCCATCGACAACCAACGGCGCGATCGCCCCGGATCGGCCGCGACACTCAATGCCGTCGCGCCTGGCGTCGGCCTGGCGGCTGGTGCGGTCGCGGCCGGGGTCTTCGTGCAATACCTGCCGCAACCGACCCGGCTGATCTACCTGGTGCTCATCGGGGCGTTCGTCGTCCTGTTCTTCATCGCGCTTCGGCTCCCGGAGACCTCACCTCGAATCACCGGCGCCGTCGCTTCACTCGTACCGCAGCTGAAATTTCCGCGTTACCTTCGCCCGTATCTGGTGCGCGCCGCTCCGTGCCTGTTCTGCAGTTGGTCGCTTGGCGGCTTCTATCTGGCGTTAGGGCCCTCGATCACCAAGTCGGTGTTAGGCCTGGACAACCATCTGATCGGCGGTCTGACGATCTGCGCGCTTGCCCTTCCCAGCACGTCAGTTCTGTTGTTTCGTAGGTTCTTCGACAACCACGGTTTGATGTACATCGGGGCTGGCGCGACGGCGATCGGGGTGATCGGCGTGATGCTCTCGACGCTGGCCGGCGCCACGATCCTGTTCTTCCTGGCGAGCATTGTCGCCGGCGTCGGGTTCGGCACGATCTTTGTCGGCAGTTTCGGTTCGGTAAGCGAACGCATCAACCCTCTTGAGCGTGCCCAAATCGTCGCGACGATCTACGTCATCAACTACACGGCCTTTAGCGTCCCGGTGATCGTGGCGGGCCTTGTCGTTGCACAGCAGGGCATGCTCCGCACGACGACGTACTTCTCCATTTATGTCTTTGTGCTGGCGATTCTCGCGTTCGTCGCGATCCGCAGCGGTCGTCGACGGGCCCGCGAGCTGCCTGCGCCGTGAGGGATTTCATTGAGACCGCGTGCACGTATTTGCGAACTTTCTACCACTGACGGCGGGTTGTCCGTTAGTTTTCGGTGATGGCATGGCTTCGACGAGACGACCAGATGACACCCGAGGGCGAGCAGGAGTGGATCTCCGATCTGCTCGACCCGCTTCACGGACACGACGATAACGGCGATAACCCGATCGAAGGTGCGACGACCGCCAGCGCGACGATCGACCCCGCCGATTCGCCCAGCGCGCCGTCAGCGGACGGTCCGCAGCGTCGCTCGGTCGCCGATGTGATCGCAGCCGCCGAGCCGGTGCTCCGGCAGCCAACGCCTGAGCGGTCCGGTAACGGCGAGCCTGACGACGTATCGGCCCCCAAGGCCGGCGATAGCACCACCGACGACGACAACCCGGCGGCAACGCGCTCAGCGGCCGATGTACTCGCGGCCGCAAATCGCACGGGTGAAGCAACCGTGCCGACCACCACCGATTCGGCAGCCGAACTGCCAGCGGACTACGCTGCCCGTGTTCCCACCACCGGTGAGATTCCCGCCGTCGACGAGACTCGGACCAATGTAGCGCCGACCCTTGCCGAGATCATGCAGATCGACGGCGCACTTGGCACGGCGTTGGTCGACTATGCGAGCGGCGAGACGCTCGCGTGCCGCAGTACGGAGGGCGGACCAGACATGCCGCAGGCCGCGGCCGGAGAGAGCGCAGTTATCCGGACCAAGATCGCCAGCCTCGTGCAACTGGACTCCGATGACGATGTCGACGAGGTCTTTACGACGCTCGGCGCGCAATATCACCTGAGCAGAATGGTCCCCGAAACCGAGACTGCAGGGCTGTTTCTGTACCTCATCCTCGACCGTCCGCGGGCGAACCTCGCGATGGCACGTCACAAGCTTGCCCTGGCCGCGCGCCAGCTGGAGGCGTAGTTCTCGCGTACCGAATAGATTTCACCGGAACTATTCACCGCTCTCGCTCGTCAACGTGTGGCGATATTTCTTAACGCCAACTTCACGTTGAACAACGGAGAAAACCACGCGCATGACGATCCATCACCCTAAATACCAGGTCAAGTCTCTCGGCTACGCGATCTTCCTCAGCCGTTGGCTACAGGCTCCGTTGTATGTCGGTCTGATCGTCGCCCAAGGCGTCTACGTATGGCAGTTCATGGTCGAACTGTGGCACCTGCCAAGCAAGACCGGCCACTACGAGGACGCCGAGAGCGTGATCATGCTCGCGGTGCTCGGGCTGGTCGACGTCGTCATGATCGCCAACCTGCTCATCATGGTCATCGTCGGCGGTTACGAGACGTTTGTCTCACGCATACGTCTTGATGACCATCCGGACCAGCCGGAGTGGCTTTCGCACGTCAACGCGAACGTGCTGAAGGTGAAACTCGCGATGGCGATCATCGGCATTTCCTCAATCCATTTGCTGAAGACCTTCATCGACGCGTCCAATTCAAAGGTCACCTCCGAATCGATGATGTGGCAAACGATCATCCACATGGCGTTCGTCGTCTCAGCCGTGGCGCTTGCCTACATCGATCGGATGTCGCGCAAGGACAACCCGCCACACCGCCCCTCGAACGGCGTGCACAATGGCGCACCGGCCCAGCCGTCCGGACACGACCCAGCGGTCGTGTCCGGCCACTGAGCCGGTCGGGCGTGCCGTCCTCAGTCGATCAACGCGGAATAGACGAGCTGTTTGAGTTGGGTACGGATCGGGTGATAGCTCGATGGCAGCAGCTGGGTCATGAACACCACGGTCAGTTCCTCAGCAGGATCGACCCAGAAAGCCGTGCTGGCGGCGCCGCCCCAACCGAACTCGCCCTTGCTGCTCAGAGTGCCGTACGCGACCGGGTCCTTGAGCACCGAGAATCCGAGTCCGAAGCCCATGCCGTCGTAGATGGTCTCGGCGTCTAGCGGAATTCCGACCTGGGCTAGGTCCTGATCGCCGGGTAGCGAGTTGGTCGCCATGTAGCGGATAGTCCGGTTGCCGAGCAACCGCACGCCGTCGAGCTCGCCGCCGCGCAACAGCATCTGGGTGAAGCGGTGGTAGTCCTCGGTCGTGGAGATCAGGCCACCGCCGCCGGAGAAGAAGGTCACTTCGCCGCGAACCGCGTCACCGAATGCATCGTTGCGCACCGCCGTACCGTCCGCAGGATTCGGGATGTACAGCGCGGCGAGCCGATCACCGAGATCGCCGCGTACGGCGAACGAGGAGTCCTTCATCCCGAGGGGGCCGAAGATGCGCTGCTGGAAGAACTCCGCCAACGTCTGTCC encodes:
- the hrpA gene encoding ATP-dependent RNA helicase HrpA, which encodes MFARHQNRRIVLATNVAETSLTVPGIKYVVDAGTARISRYSAQTKVQRLPIEPISQASANQRAGRCGRTSDGICIRLYAEDDFDARPEFTDPEITRTNLASVILQMAAIGLGEIERFPFVQAPDSRNIADGIALLHELAAIKPDTKRRVSLTEVGRKLAALPIDPRLARMIVEAQKRSCLREVLVIAAAMSIQDPRERPVEAEESAKAKHARFRDKKSDFMSYLNLWRYLREQQKELSSNQFRRLCKSEYINYLRVREWQDLVSQLKQVCATVGIHLPSTDGDEEQVHRALLSGLLSHVGMQDAANKREYVGARNARFAIFPGSSVFKSSPSWIMAGELVDTSRLWARDVARIEPEWAEELAGHLVKRAYSEPHWERKRASVVAYEKVTLYGVPIVARRKVNYGRIDPELSRELFIRQALVEGDWDTRHSFFHHNAAKINEVADLEDKSRRRDILVDDETLFDFYDSKIPADVISGRHFDAWWKKVRTDSPQLLEATTDDLIRSGADAPSATDFPDVWTDGRRPLELSYTFDPAAIARTASDDPDGISIDIPVVALHEAYASEFEWLVPGRREELIIAMIRTLPKPVRRLVVPAPDRARQVLPRLSPGNEPLQPALARELRALTGAAIDESDFNPTKLPDHLRMTFRIVDESGRTLAQGKDLDKLKDQLAPKQRQEIASQSQDIERTGITAWDFGDLPATYDIRSGGVTTTGFPTLVTEGTTLALRVVTSAAQQREDLRTSVRWLLLRELPSIASRVLRTLNSTERIALTQTSHPSASALYDDCAAAAIDLIVAKSGPLPMTRQGYEKLREVAQGAIVATMSRTMRELATTLTARAEALLLLDEIRHESFADVRADIASQLDFLFGPSFVTRHGVGRLRDLGRYAKAVAVRLDRIKAHRDTDRRGMLVIHDVLQEYAELVAEFPSDEPLPPALTDIRWMIEELRVGTFAQSVPTAYTVSVKRIHKAMDDL
- a CDS encoding MFS transporter, with the translated sequence MVVTPKDSKTSDASGETPRWGFWFFGITFVFFMLASSAPSPLYVVYQQKFGFSAAVLTLVFAVYVVALLIALLTVGSLSDFVGRRPMLLASFVAEALALATFAFAQNLTWLLVARAVQGAATGAATGVIGAGAIDNQRRDRPGSAATLNAVAPGVGLAAGAVAAGVFVQYLPQPTRLIYLVLIGAFVVLFFIALRLPETSPRITGAVASLVPQLKFPRYLRPYLVRAAPCLFCSWSLGGFYLALGPSITKSVLGLDNHLIGGLTICALALPSTSVLLFRRFFDNHGLMYIGAGATAIGVIGVMLSTLAGATILFFLASIVAGVGFGTIFVGSFGSVSERINPLERAQIVATIYVINYTAFSVPVIVAGLVVAQQGMLRTTTYFSIYVFVLAILAFVAIRSGRRRARELPAP
- a CDS encoding TIGR00645 family protein gives rise to the protein MTIHHPKYQVKSLGYAIFLSRWLQAPLYVGLIVAQGVYVWQFMVELWHLPSKTGHYEDAESVIMLAVLGLVDVVMIANLLIMVIVGGYETFVSRIRLDDHPDQPEWLSHVNANVLKVKLAMAIIGISSIHLLKTFIDASNSKVTSESMMWQTIIHMAFVVSAVALAYIDRMSRKDNPPHRPSNGVHNGAPAQPSGHDPAVVSGH